In the Rhodoferax fermentans genome, ATCGACCCTGACGAGTTTGCTGCCATCAATGCACTTTTCTATTTCGAGAGCGAAGCCCCAGTGTCCGAGGCGTTCGAGCGTGTTCTTGCCATCTATCAAAGGGAAGCCGATGGCTACAAGGCTAACCTAGCCGCATACCAGCAGTCGCTGGGGCACATGATGGGGAAGATAAGGGTCTTCGACCGTATCCTCTACTCGTTGGATTTCCTGGGTCAGACCGAGATTTTGGAGGCCATTATCCAGCGGTATGGCCTTGAGCCAGCGCGAAGGAGACTGCTTGAAAAGAGCAACATCATGAAGGCGATTCCCACGTAACGCCTGTCGACGCTGAAGCCGCCTCCAGTGCTCCCCGGATTCCTCGGCTGCTGGTCGTCAGGCCTGCTGCAAACGACAGCAATCGGCCTTGAAGAGTCACAGGCCTGAAGGTTGACCAGTTTTCCGGGCGGCCGACTGTTGAAGACTGAAAGCGGTCTTTTTTTTCTTTTCGCAACGACTGCTGACACCAATACTGCTCATTGAGTTTAGTGCTGCTAAGCTACGTGCGTTTAGCAATTTGTTGTAGTTACGTAATGCCCGTGATCGCAAATCTGTGAGGCTTTCGAAGCTCGCGTTCCATCAAAGAGGTGAGAAAGCGGGTTTCTGGCTATGCGGCTATTCCTCGCAATTGAGAATGACATGGCCAAAACAGCACGAATTTATAAGATAACTATTCAACGCTTCAGGGGCATCCACTCCCTAACATGGCTGCCTGCGAAAGGAATGAACGTCATCCTGGGTGGGGGTGACGTCGGAAAAACGACCATCCTCGAAGCTATTGCACTGCTGCTCTCGCCATCGAACACTGCGGTCATCTCTGAGGCCGATTACTGGGCGCGGGACAGCGCACAGGAATTCGTCATCGAAGCCGTCATGACCCTACCCGATACGACCGGGATCGGCTCGCAGAACACTTTTGCTTGGCCATGGGCGTGGAACGGGCAAGATGCCATAACTCCGTCAGCCAACGGGGAAGAAGACCTTCCCGAGCCCGGCGAGCCGGTGTATCGCGTGCGCGTACGGGGAACCACGGAATTGGAAATCACGTGGGAGGTCATGCAACCCAACGAAGAAATCGACCATTTTTCGACAGCCGTTCGCCGGCGTATCGGCTTGGTCCGAATGAGCGCTGATGAGCGCAACGATCGCGATCTGCGCCTTGTCTATGGCTCAGCGCTGGATCGGTTATTGGCTGATAACGCATTGCGTGCACGTATCGGCAAGGAGGTCGCTGGGCTCAATTTGCACGATTCGCTCAACGACAAGGCTAAGGAGGCGATCGAATCGCTGGATGCGCGCATGGCCGGTGCTGCGCTTCCCTGCGATTTGAAACTCGGTCTCACGACCAGCCAGGGGTTGTCCATCGGCGCGCTCATCGGACTGATGGCGACCAAGAATGGGGTGACGTTGCCCCTGAGCAGTTGGGGTTCTGGCACCAGACGAATGGCTGCGCTCGAAATCGCATCGTCAACAGGCAAGGAAGCAAGCGTTACGCTCATCGATGAGATTGAGCGTGGGCTTGAGCCGTACCGTCTGCGCAAGCTCATCAATATCCTGACCAGCCAACACGGGCAGATTTTTCTCACGACGCATAGCCCTGTCGCCATTTCGTGTGCCGAAGACGCTCACCTTTGGTATCTGGACAGCCTGGGCTCCATCGGTGCGTTGCCTCGGGACAAGATCGGGCCACAGCAGAAACGCGATCCTGAAACGTTCCTGGCGCGTGTGGCCGTTATTGCAGAAGGCCCCACCGAAGTCGGCTTTTTGCAGTACTTATTAGAGAAGGCTTTTAAGGGCAACCCGCTCGATCACGGGGTGCGAGTCTGCGATGGTCAGGGTAACAGTGCGACCTTGGATCTGTTGGAGACGCTCGCGTCTTCCGGTTTGCTGTTTGCCGGCCTGGTTGACGACGAAGGTACCGCGCCAGAGCGGTGGAAGAAACTGAAAGACAAGCTCAAAGGGCGACTGCACCAGTGGCCCAAGGGCTGCACCGAAGATCATGTGATCGGGGCCGTTCCCGAGGCAAATCTTCTCGCACTGCTGAAGGATGCAGAAGGCGAACTAGACGGCTATCGACTTCGGACTTTGGCGGAGCGCCTCGGACTTCAAGACAAGAGCACGGAGGCGATAGATGCGGCGCTGAAAGCCTCTGGAAAAACGTGGCGCGCTTTAATCATTGCAGCAGCTAGCGGCAGCAAGGATGGGGCGCCCGCAGGTCAA is a window encoding:
- a CDS encoding ATP-dependent nuclease, with product MAKTARIYKITIQRFRGIHSLTWLPAKGMNVILGGGDVGKTTILEAIALLLSPSNTAVISEADYWARDSAQEFVIEAVMTLPDTTGIGSQNTFAWPWAWNGQDAITPSANGEEDLPEPGEPVYRVRVRGTTELEITWEVMQPNEEIDHFSTAVRRRIGLVRMSADERNDRDLRLVYGSALDRLLADNALRARIGKEVAGLNLHDSLNDKAKEAIESLDARMAGAALPCDLKLGLTTSQGLSIGALIGLMATKNGVTLPLSSWGSGTRRMAALEIASSTGKEASVTLIDEIERGLEPYRLRKLINILTSQHGQIFLTTHSPVAISCAEDAHLWYLDSLGSIGALPRDKIGPQQKRDPETFLARVAVIAEGPTEVGFLQYLLEKAFKGNPLDHGVRVCDGQGNSATLDLLETLASSGLLFAGLVDDEGTAPERWKKLKDKLKGRLHQWPKGCTEDHVIGAVPEANLLALLKDAEGELDGYRLRTLAERLGLQDKSTEAIDAALKASGKTWRALIIAAASGSKDGAPAGQEKAWKKHSQQWFKSTVGGQELAQKMVTLGAWTEVQPQLLPLINAVLAAVGHQALQELDL